A portion of the Chryseobacterium tructae genome contains these proteins:
- the tssD gene encoding type VI secretion system tube protein TssD, with protein MAERNSRGILKFNNGEGQKLLKLNYSVARSTDVSGRVASDPSNALIKITVEATEKSDILESLLNGKYKPTVGEVTFNKSHEEGTLTTLKWQNGYVIQHEVDFDAVDENSMYITFVVSAEQIDLGNSAYNGAWPTA; from the coding sequence ATGGCAGAAAGAAATTCAAGAGGTATTTTAAAATTCAACAACGGAGAAGGACAAAAGTTATTAAAACTTAACTACAGTGTAGCACGATCTACAGATGTATCTGGACGTGTAGCATCAGACCCTTCTAACGCTCTTATCAAAATTACAGTAGAAGCTACAGAAAAATCTGACATTCTGGAGAGCTTACTCAACGGAAAGTACAAGCCTACAGTGGGAGAAGTTACTTTTAACAAGTCTCACGAGGAAGGAACATTAACAACTTTAAAGTGGCAGAATGGATACGTAATCCAGCACGAAGTAGACTTCGATGCAGTAGATGAAAACAGTATGTATATCACTTTTGTTGTAAGTGCAGAACAAATTGATTTAGGGAACTCTGCTTACAATGGGGCTTGGCCTACAGCGTAA
- a CDS encoding SRPBCC family protein — MKHKLFREQQLNCDIETAWKFFSSANNLSEITPKDMGFTVLTEMEDDEIYEGMLIDYYVSPLLGIKMKWQTEITHVDFQKSFIDFQRKGPYKLWNHHHEFIPNEEGVLMKDTIDYELPLGFLGEIAHSLFVKKKLEYIFDYRFRVLTKLF; from the coding sequence ATGAAACATAAGCTTTTCAGAGAGCAACAACTAAACTGTGACATAGAAACGGCGTGGAAGTTTTTTTCCTCAGCCAATAATCTTTCCGAAATTACGCCGAAGGATATGGGGTTTACGGTATTAACAGAAATGGAAGATGATGAAATATATGAAGGAATGCTCATTGATTATTATGTTTCCCCGCTATTAGGGATTAAAATGAAATGGCAGACCGAAATTACCCATGTCGATTTTCAGAAAAGCTTTATCGATTTTCAAAGAAAAGGGCCTTACAAATTATGGAACCATCATCATGAATTTATTCCTAATGAAGAAGGTGTATTGATGAAAGATACTATAGATTATGAACTTCCTTTGGGTTTCTTAGGTGAAATAGCTCATTCATTATTCGTAAAAAAGAAACTGGAATACATCTTTGATTATCGTTTCAGAGTGCTCACTAAGTTATTTTAA
- a CDS encoding alpha/beta fold hydrolase — MESRIIDVKGKKLYTEYYNSFENKPTIVFLHDSLGSVQLWRDLPAKLAEETQYNVLVYDRLGYGKSYPMPTHVRPVHYMELEADLLNELLEELNIDNSILFGHSDGGTIALITAAKYPEKVEAVICEAGHIFVEEVTLKGVYDAWEAYKTTNLPERLHKYHGDKVETLFKAWTETWTRDDYRTWNIEYLLKDIICPLLFIQGEADEYGTLDQVDKTVTQVSGTAEKYIIPGIGHTPHKESPDLILGKVSEFINKL, encoded by the coding sequence ATGGAGAGTAGAATCATCGATGTAAAAGGAAAAAAACTATATACAGAATATTACAATTCATTCGAAAATAAACCAACTATTGTCTTTTTACATGACTCGCTGGGATCTGTACAGCTTTGGAGGGACTTGCCTGCTAAGCTTGCAGAAGAAACTCAATATAATGTCCTTGTTTATGACCGCTTAGGCTATGGAAAATCTTATCCGATGCCTACCCATGTAAGGCCTGTACATTACATGGAATTGGAAGCAGATCTGCTAAACGAGTTGTTAGAAGAGCTCAATATTGACAATTCAATTTTATTCGGACACAGTGATGGAGGAACAATTGCTTTAATTACAGCTGCAAAATATCCTGAAAAGGTGGAAGCGGTCATTTGTGAAGCTGGACATATCTTTGTTGAAGAAGTCACTTTAAAAGGTGTTTATGATGCCTGGGAAGCTTACAAAACTACCAATCTGCCGGAACGTCTTCACAAATACCATGGAGATAAGGTGGAAACCTTATTCAAAGCCTGGACAGAAACCTGGACTCGCGATGATTACAGAACCTGGAACATCGAGTATCTTTTGAAAGATATAATTTGTCCCCTTTTGTTTATTCAGGGAGAGGCTGATGAATACGGTACTTTGGATCAGGTAGATAAAACGGTAACCCAGGTAAGTGGCACTGCAGAAAAATATATCATTCCGGGAATTGGACATACTCCACATAAAGAATCTCCGGATTTAATTCTTGGAAAAGTTTCAGAGTTTATCAATAAACTGTAA
- a CDS encoding cold shock domain-containing protein: MADSFSKKENFKKKIQKQKEKALRREERKTNNNKGAEDVFMYVDEFGRLTSTPPEQRQEVNLDDIQLGAAPIIEEDPRKTGIVTFLSEKGYGFITEDNSKENIFFHNNNCVEPVKKGNKVSFEKEKSPKGFSAVEIQIVK; encoded by the coding sequence ATGGCAGATTCTTTTTCTAAAAAGGAAAATTTCAAGAAAAAAATTCAAAAGCAAAAAGAAAAGGCGCTAAGACGCGAAGAACGTAAAACGAACAACAACAAAGGAGCGGAGGACGTATTCATGTATGTAGATGAATTCGGAAGGTTAACTTCTACTCCACCAGAACAAAGACAGGAAGTAAATCTTGATGATATTCAATTAGGAGCTGCTCCTATTATTGAGGAAGATCCAAGAAAAACAGGAATTGTTACTTTCCTTAGTGAAAAAGGATATGGTTTCATTACTGAAGATAACAGTAAAGAAAATATCTTCTTCCACAATAACAACTGTGTAGAACCGGTAAAGAAAGGAAACAAAGTTTCTTTTGAAAAGGAAAAATCTCCAAAAGGATTTTCTGCAGTTGAGATTCAGATTGTAAAATAA
- a CDS encoding TIGR02117 family protein, with protein sequence MTVKTILIYVLKIVGVILGIVIIYVLLGLLIPFIPVSAKDDGEKKDIPIYIYTNGVHTDIVMPVKNDLKDWSLMIPFADTKSKKTDYQYIGIGWGDKGFYLDTPTWADLKFSTAIKAAFWLSDSAMHTTYYYAMKEGEDCKMMMISRSQYLSLVKFVEDKFDRDQNGKFMLIPTNAVYGDNDAFYDAKGTYSFLYTCNTWTNNALKAAGQKAALWTPSDFGIFHHYK encoded by the coding sequence ATGACTGTGAAAACCATATTAATATACGTGTTGAAAATTGTAGGAGTTATTCTGGGAATTGTAATTATATATGTTCTTCTGGGATTGCTGATCCCTTTTATTCCGGTCTCTGCCAAAGATGATGGCGAAAAGAAAGACATCCCAATCTATATTTATACCAATGGAGTTCACACAGATATTGTAATGCCAGTAAAAAATGACCTGAAAGACTGGAGCCTTATGATTCCTTTTGCAGATACAAAATCCAAGAAAACAGATTATCAATATATCGGAATAGGATGGGGAGATAAAGGCTTTTATCTGGATACTCCAACTTGGGCTGACCTGAAGTTTTCAACAGCAATAAAAGCCGCATTCTGGCTAAGTGATTCAGCAATGCATACTACCTATTATTATGCAATGAAAGAAGGGGAAGACTGCAAAATGATGATGATCAGCAGAAGCCAGTACCTTAGTTTAGTTAAATTTGTAGAAGATAAATTCGACAGAGATCAGAACGGAAAGTTCATGCTGATTCCTACCAATGCAGTATATGGTGATAATGATGCATTTTATGATGCAAAAGGAACATACAGCTTCCTTTATACCTGCAATACCTGGACAAATAATGCATTGAAGGCTGCAGGGCAAAAGGCTGCACTTTGGACACCTTCTGATTTTGGAATTTTCCATCATTATAAATAA
- the queG gene encoding tRNA epoxyqueuosine(34) reductase QueG: protein MNAGAEKYSELIKSKAKSFGFQSCGISKADFLEEDAAHLEKWLKNNSHGEMKYMENHFDKRLDPRLLVEGSKSVISLSYNYFPEEKISILENFKISKYAYAEDYHEVIKEILRELVAELQEEIGEFEFRVFVDSAPVLERSWARKSGIGWVGKNANLITKQNGSFYFLAEIICDLELIADHETTDHCGTCRKCIDACPTDAIVSEKIIDGSRCISYATIELKNEIPDHFKNKMEDWMFGCDICQDVCPWNRFAAPHQQSRFKPNEALKNFKKGEWKELTQEIFSEIFRKSPVKRTKFAGLKRNIEFLQQSSD from the coding sequence ATGAACGCTGGTGCTGAAAAATATTCCGAATTGATAAAGTCTAAGGCTAAAAGCTTTGGGTTTCAGAGTTGTGGGATATCTAAAGCAGACTTTTTGGAGGAAGATGCTGCACACCTTGAAAAATGGTTGAAAAATAATTCCCATGGGGAAATGAAATACATGGAGAACCATTTTGATAAAAGACTCGATCCAAGATTACTGGTAGAAGGTTCTAAATCTGTTATTTCACTTTCTTATAACTATTTCCCCGAAGAGAAAATTTCCATTCTGGAGAATTTTAAAATCTCAAAATATGCCTATGCCGAAGATTACCATGAAGTGATCAAAGAGATTCTCCGAGAGTTGGTTGCAGAATTACAGGAAGAAATAGGAGAGTTTGAATTCAGGGTCTTTGTAGATTCTGCACCTGTATTGGAAAGAAGCTGGGCTCGAAAATCAGGAATCGGTTGGGTAGGGAAGAACGCTAATCTGATTACCAAACAAAACGGATCCTTTTATTTTCTGGCAGAAATTATCTGCGATCTGGAACTTATAGCGGATCATGAAACAACAGATCATTGCGGAACCTGTAGAAAATGCATTGATGCATGTCCTACAGACGCTATTGTTTCGGAAAAGATCATTGATGGAAGCCGTTGCATTTCTTATGCCACGATAGAACTTAAAAATGAAATTCCGGATCATTTCAAAAATAAAATGGAAGACTGGATGTTTGGATGTGATATATGCCAGGATGTCTGCCCTTGGAACCGTTTTGCGGCACCCCATCAGCAGAGCCGATTCAAGCCTAATGAAGCGCTAAAGAACTTCAAAAAAGGAGAATGGAAAGAGCTTACCCAGGAAATTTTTTCCGAGATCTTTAGAAAATCTCCCGTAAAAAGAACCAAATTTGCAGGTCTGAAGAGAAATATTGAATTCTTACAACAATCTTCAGATTAA
- a CDS encoding rhodanese-like domain-containing protein, with the protein MSLIEVIQSGNYELIDVREPMELEMDGNIDGAKNIPLGEVEDRQDEILSIEKPVILFCRSGNRSGKALEYLNTQGLKNGYNGGGWAELKAVLEANRGTF; encoded by the coding sequence ATGTCTTTAATAGAAGTAATACAATCTGGAAACTATGAATTGATCGACGTTCGTGAGCCAATGGAGCTTGAAATGGACGGAAATATAGATGGTGCCAAAAATATTCCACTGGGTGAAGTAGAAGACAGACAGGATGAGATCCTTTCTATCGAAAAACCGGTTATTTTATTCTGCAGAAGTGGAAACAGAAGCGGAAAAGCATTGGAATACCTTAACACTCAAGGATTAAAGAACGGTTATAACGGCGGAGGCTGGGCTGAGCTAAAAGCTGTTCTAGAAGCAAACAGAGGAACTTTTTAA
- a CDS encoding VIT1/CCC1 transporter family protein, protein MHHQLEKHYVNRVGWLRAAVLGANDGLLSTTSIVIGVAAAEPERHIIILAALAGMIAGAMSMAAGEYVSVSSQEDTEKADLIREQRELEEMPEIELRELAKVYEKRGCTKETAMQVAIELTEHNALEAHARDELGINEITQAKPLQAAIASFGSFAVGALLPFTVSLLAPIKQMVYFQYGFSMIFLMLLGAISARAGGSSIKIAVLRICFWETVAMGITALVGHVFGVNVS, encoded by the coding sequence ATGCATCATCAACTGGAAAAGCATTATGTAAACAGGGTAGGTTGGCTTCGGGCAGCCGTTTTAGGAGCCAACGACGGATTGCTGTCCACCACAAGTATTGTTATAGGAGTTGCAGCAGCAGAGCCAGAGCGGCATATTATCATTTTAGCTGCTTTGGCAGGAATGATTGCAGGAGCAATGTCTATGGCTGCCGGGGAATACGTTTCTGTAAGTTCACAGGAAGATACAGAAAAAGCAGATCTGATCCGGGAGCAACGGGAGCTTGAAGAAATGCCGGAAATAGAGCTTCGGGAGCTGGCCAAGGTATACGAAAAAAGAGGTTGTACAAAAGAAACGGCGATGCAGGTTGCTATTGAACTTACAGAACATAATGCATTGGAAGCCCATGCCCGTGATGAATTAGGCATCAATGAAATTACCCAGGCAAAACCTTTACAGGCAGCCATTGCATCATTTGGATCATTTGCAGTAGGAGCATTATTGCCATTTACAGTCTCTCTTTTAGCTCCTATCAAGCAAATGGTTTACTTCCAATATGGTTTTTCTATGATATTCTTAATGCTCTTAGGCGCTATTTCTGCCAGAGCTGGAGGCTCCAGTATTAAAATTGCTGTCCTGAGAATCTGTTTCTGGGAAACGGTAGCTATGGGAATTACAGCATTGGTAGGCCATGTTTTTGGAGTCAATGTATCTTGA
- a CDS encoding polysaccharide deacetylase family protein: MNKLFIYFTSTFLLLSNTLHSQKIPAQPNKCYIYLTFDDGPLNGSENINDIILKEKIKISVFMVGEHVIKDKQMDTYAKYYDQNPYIDEYNHSFTHANDHYEAFYNNVDKSVQDIVYNQTLLKLPYKIVRLPGRNIWRLGGRAKNDITNGIQTADQLAALGYKVVGWDIEWQHRPADGTPIQTVDDMYTAVQKLCISDKTFTKNNVVMLIHDEMFQKSWEESELKTLIDLLRTNPNYSFEQMRFYPQ; the protein is encoded by the coding sequence ATGAATAAACTATTTATTTACTTTACAAGTACATTTTTATTATTGAGCAATACCTTGCATTCACAAAAAATACCCGCTCAACCTAATAAATGCTATATCTATCTCACATTTGATGATGGCCCGCTCAATGGAAGTGAAAATATCAATGATATTATTTTAAAGGAAAAAATTAAGATCAGTGTTTTTATGGTTGGAGAACACGTGATTAAAGATAAACAGATGGATACTTATGCCAAATATTATGATCAGAATCCTTATATTGACGAATACAACCATAGTTTTACTCACGCCAATGATCATTATGAGGCATTTTATAATAATGTAGATAAGTCGGTACAGGATATTGTATATAATCAGACTTTATTGAAGTTGCCTTATAAGATTGTTCGCCTTCCGGGAAGAAATATATGGCGGCTGGGTGGAAGAGCAAAGAATGATATTACCAATGGAATACAAACAGCAGATCAGTTAGCAGCATTAGGCTACAAAGTAGTAGGGTGGGATATAGAATGGCAGCATCGTCCTGCTGATGGTACCCCTATTCAGACAGTCGATGATATGTATACAGCAGTTCAGAAGCTTTGTATTTCCGATAAAACATTTACCAAAAATAATGTAGTGATGTTGATTCATGATGAAATGTTTCAAAAAAGCTGGGAAGAATCAGAATTAAAGACATTAATAGATTTACTGAGAACAAATCCCAATTATAGCTTTGAACAGATGAGGTTCTACCCACAATAA
- the lgt gene encoding prolipoprotein diacylglyceryl transferase — protein sequence MSLLYINWDVNPEIVNILGVSVKYYGLLFLSGLVLCFNILKSIYKKENLSVQAHDALFTYALIGILAGARLGHCIFYDFDYYSQHPLEIFLPIQRGPDGAYHFTGFAGLASHGGGIGLMIMLLIYARKFKIPLMTVLDAIAIVLPLGGVFIRLANLMNSEIIGTPTNVPWAFIFRQVDQLPRHPAQLYEAISYLIIFLLVYLIYKKDIFKIGKGFYFGISILLIFIMRILIEFIKVDQVEFEHGMSLNMGQLLSIPFVLLGLFFIIKSVMEKGKMKTL from the coding sequence ATGAGTTTATTATATATCAACTGGGATGTAAATCCTGAAATCGTCAATATTTTAGGTGTTTCCGTTAAATACTACGGCCTGTTATTTCTTTCAGGGCTTGTTTTATGCTTTAATATTTTAAAAAGTATTTATAAAAAAGAAAATTTAAGTGTACAGGCGCATGATGCTCTATTTACCTATGCACTTATCGGAATATTAGCGGGTGCCAGATTAGGACATTGTATCTTTTATGATTTTGATTATTACTCCCAGCATCCACTAGAAATATTCTTGCCCATCCAGAGAGGACCGGATGGCGCTTATCACTTTACAGGTTTTGCAGGACTTGCAAGCCATGGAGGGGGAATTGGACTGATGATTATGCTTCTGATCTATGCCAGAAAGTTTAAGATCCCATTAATGACTGTTTTGGATGCCATTGCCATCGTACTTCCACTGGGAGGCGTTTTTATCAGGCTTGCTAATCTTATGAACTCGGAAATCATTGGAACTCCTACCAACGTTCCGTGGGCTTTTATATTCCGTCAGGTAGATCAACTTCCTAGACATCCTGCTCAGCTTTATGAGGCGATTTCTTATTTGATTATTTTCCTTCTTGTGTATCTTATTTACAAGAAAGATATCTTCAAAATCGGAAAAGGTTTTTACTTTGGAATCAGTATTCTATTAATCTTTATTATGAGAATTCTGATCGAATTTATAAAAGTAGATCAGGTAGAATTTGAACATGGAATGAGCTTAAATATGGGACAACTTTTAAGTATCCCTTTTGTTCTTCTTGGACTTTTCTTTATCATCAAGAGTGTAATGGAAAAAGGAAAGATGAAAACTTTATAG
- a CDS encoding HD domain-containing protein — MNIKDQFEQLCLPFTKDQSLINNLWKEIDTKYTEKGRHYHNLFHLENMFRELELIKDKISDFTAVSFSIFYHDIVYNASSKSNEEKSALKAKEKLSELGFPQNRIEHIYKQILATQYHQKSKDEDTNYLLDADLSILGKDLETYLTYTRMIRKEYSIYPDLLYKPGRKKVLKHFLELDSIFKTEYFKEKYEMQARANIAAEIQLL; from the coding sequence ATGAATATTAAAGATCAATTTGAGCAACTTTGTTTACCTTTTACCAAAGATCAGAGTTTAATTAACAACCTATGGAAGGAGATTGATACAAAATATACTGAAAAAGGCAGGCATTATCACAATCTTTTTCATCTTGAAAATATGTTCAGGGAACTTGAACTTATCAAAGATAAAATTTCTGATTTTACAGCCGTTTCTTTTTCCATCTTCTATCATGATATTGTTTATAATGCAAGTTCTAAATCTAATGAAGAAAAAAGTGCTTTAAAGGCTAAAGAAAAACTTTCTGAACTTGGTTTCCCTCAAAATCGTATAGAACATATTTATAAACAGATTCTGGCGACCCAATATCATCAAAAATCTAAAGATGAAGACACCAATTATCTTTTGGATGCTGACCTATCCATTCTTGGGAAAGACCTTGAAACTTATCTTACTTATACAAGAATGATTAGAAAAGAATATTCCATTTATCCTGATCTTCTTTATAAACCTGGCAGAAAAAAAGTTCTTAAGCATTTTCTGGAACTCGACAGTATCTTTAAGACTGAATATTTTAAAGAAAAGTATGAAATGCAAGCCAGAGCCAATATTGCGGCTGAAATTCAATTGCTATAA
- a CDS encoding efflux transporter outer membrane subunit: protein MKRLNPRNILFGVAALSLVSCAVPKVTDLKKAQTLPEIPTKASSSGEFQQLNLKAYFTDIHLLELFDKVVQANPDFQIAHQRVEIANSFLQRSKMDLLPSLEVGAEASGNRYGKYTMEGVGNYDTNLSPNITDEQKINRDFTPNYWLGARSSWEIDAWGKLKNKKIAAQKKYLASTEGLRLLQVELFTDIANLYYQLVTLDNRLAIYQKNYNLQQRAFEIVLAQREVGKATELAVQQFKAQNNNWLAEIEHIKVEIVTVEQAITTLTGSYGGEVKRGKILMPTNMDVLNKTINVEAVIHSRPDVAANYYVLEASQADAKAARAAFYPKIDLGAGIGMNSFSVETLFKPSSLAGQLLGGLMVPVFNKGQLKYEFKVASKEQEIAFLNYQKSITTAFNELQSILKQTRIYERVLKLKSEEVGFLDRGVEVSNDLYLTGYANYFELINSQKSKLTAELDLLQFQHQNTRNNVLLFKALGGKLD, encoded by the coding sequence ATGAAAAGATTAAATCCTAGAAATATATTGTTTGGAGTAGCTGCCTTAAGCTTAGTATCATGTGCTGTTCCAAAGGTAACTGATCTCAAAAAAGCTCAGACATTGCCGGAAATACCAACTAAAGCTTCCAGTTCAGGAGAATTCCAGCAACTTAATCTGAAAGCTTATTTTACGGATATTCATTTATTGGAGCTTTTTGATAAAGTAGTACAGGCTAATCCGGATTTTCAGATTGCGCACCAAAGAGTAGAGATTGCCAATAGCTTTCTGCAGCGTTCGAAAATGGATCTTTTGCCTTCCCTTGAAGTCGGAGCAGAAGCCAGCGGAAACCGTTACGGAAAATACACCATGGAAGGAGTAGGAAACTATGACACGAATCTTTCTCCAAATATTACGGATGAGCAGAAAATTAACCGTGATTTTACCCCTAATTATTGGCTTGGAGCAAGAAGCAGCTGGGAAATTGATGCTTGGGGGAAACTAAAAAATAAGAAAATTGCAGCCCAAAAGAAGTATTTGGCTTCTACAGAAGGGTTGAGATTACTTCAGGTTGAGCTCTTCACCGATATTGCCAATTTGTACTATCAATTGGTGACCTTAGACAACCGCCTTGCCATCTATCAGAAGAACTATAACCTTCAGCAGAGAGCCTTTGAAATTGTTCTGGCACAACGTGAAGTGGGAAAAGCTACAGAGCTTGCCGTGCAGCAGTTCAAAGCACAGAATAACAACTGGCTGGCAGAGATTGAACATATCAAAGTAGAGATTGTTACCGTTGAGCAAGCGATTACAACTTTAACGGGAAGCTATGGTGGAGAAGTAAAGCGTGGTAAAATACTTATGCCTACTAATATGGATGTTTTAAACAAGACTATTAATGTAGAAGCTGTTATTCATTCAAGACCGGATGTTGCTGCCAATTATTATGTGTTGGAAGCTTCACAGGCAGATGCTAAAGCCGCAAGAGCTGCTTTCTATCCAAAGATTGACCTAGGAGCTGGAATTGGGATGAATTCTTTTTCCGTGGAAACGCTTTTCAAGCCAAGCTCATTGGCTGGGCAGTTGTTAGGTGGATTAATGGTTCCTGTTTTTAATAAAGGTCAGCTGAAATATGAGTTTAAAGTAGCCAGTAAAGAACAGGAAATTGCTTTTCTAAATTATCAAAAGAGTATTACCACCGCGTTCAATGAGCTTCAATCTATTTTGAAACAGACCAGAATCTATGAAAGGGTATTAAAGTTAAAATCAGAAGAAGTAGGTTTTCTGGATCGCGGAGTTGAGGTTTCCAATGATCTGTATCTGACAGGATATGCCAATTATTTTGAACTGATCAACTCTCAGAAAAGTAAGCTGACAGCAGAACTTGATCTATTGCAGTTTCAGCATCAGAATACCAGAAATAATGTTCTGTTATTCAAGGCGCTGGGAGGAAAGTTGGATTAA
- a CDS encoding efflux RND transporter periplasmic adaptor subunit → MYFKNVIICSFAILFAVSCSKDTKKNDQKEKEVPVLEIKEKDTLVSNQFVTDIQAKKNVEMRSRIGGIIQHIYVNEGQFVHQGQPLFKINDAELQMELLKANAALKQTQADVRIAEVELKQIQSLHAKKFVANNELEMVKAKLSSAQAKHAFADAEKRTVLQKISFTRITAPFDGVIDVIPLKDGSLVENGTLLTTLSQLNEVYAYFSIPENLYFELLANDKLGQHQKIELTLPNGVNYQFNGALKTAEGEIDRTTGSIRYKALFPNPDHLIKHGTSGKLIISENQDNAILIPQKSTFSIQDKTYVFVVDKQNKVKMTNIKIATTLRDSYIVENGLKRGDLIIYEGTQSLKDGDIIKIKKKS, encoded by the coding sequence ATGTATTTTAAAAATGTAATAATTTGCAGCTTTGCAATATTATTCGCAGTGTCATGCAGTAAAGACACGAAAAAGAACGATCAAAAAGAAAAAGAAGTTCCTGTACTGGAAATCAAAGAAAAAGATACTCTGGTCAGCAATCAGTTTGTGACGGATATTCAAGCTAAGAAAAATGTGGAGATGCGTTCCCGAATCGGTGGAATTATTCAACACATTTATGTCAATGAAGGACAATTTGTTCATCAGGGGCAACCTTTATTCAAGATCAATGATGCTGAGCTACAAATGGAGCTTTTAAAGGCTAATGCAGCCTTGAAACAAACTCAGGCAGATGTTCGTATTGCTGAAGTAGAATTAAAGCAGATCCAGAGCCTTCATGCTAAAAAGTTTGTAGCCAATAACGAGTTGGAAATGGTAAAGGCAAAGCTTTCATCCGCTCAGGCTAAACATGCTTTTGCCGATGCTGAAAAAAGAACCGTACTTCAGAAGATCAGTTTTACAAGAATTACAGCCCCATTCGATGGAGTTATTGATGTGATTCCTCTTAAAGACGGGAGTTTAGTAGAAAATGGAACTTTATTAACAACATTATCCCAGCTTAATGAGGTGTATGCCTACTTTTCAATCCCGGAAAACCTTTATTTTGAACTTCTCGCTAATGATAAACTAGGGCAACATCAGAAAATTGAATTAACACTACCTAATGGTGTTAATTATCAATTTAATGGAGCATTAAAAACAGCAGAAGGTGAAATTGACAGAACGACAGGATCTATCCGATATAAAGCACTTTTCCCAAACCCAGACCATCTGATCAAGCATGGTACTTCAGGAAAACTGATCATTTCCGAAAATCAGGATAATGCTATTCTTATTCCACAAAAATCTACATTCTCTATTCAGGATAAAACCTACGTTTTTGTAGTGGATAAACAGAATAAAGTGAAAATGACCAATATCAAGATCGCCACTACATTAAGGGATTCCTATATAGTAGAAAATGGTCTTAAAAGAGGAGATTTAATCATTTATGAAGGTACTCAGTCCCTAAAGGATGGTGATATTATTAAAATCAAAAAGAAGTCTTAA
- a CDS encoding SDR family oxidoreductase codes for MSTQDVNGKVVLIAGGGKNLGGLLSRDFAAKGAKLAIHYNSESSRAESEKTLAEVQALGADAFLFQGDLTKVDNIAKFFDETISRFGGVDIAINTVGMVLKKPFSETTEEEYDTMFNVNSKSAYFFLQEAGKKINDHGKICTIVTSLLAAYTGLYSTYAGAKAPVEHFTRAASKEFGGRGVSVTAVAPGPMDTPFFYGQETDDAVAYHKSASALGGLTNIKDIAPLVEFLVTDGWWITGQTIFANGGYTTR; via the coding sequence ATGTCAACACAAGATGTAAACGGAAAAGTTGTTTTAATAGCCGGAGGAGGTAAAAACCTTGGCGGATTACTAAGTAGAGATTTTGCTGCAAAAGGAGCAAAACTGGCAATACACTATAATAGTGAAAGCTCCAGAGCTGAAAGTGAAAAAACTCTTGCAGAAGTTCAAGCGTTGGGAGCAGATGCATTCCTCTTTCAAGGAGATCTTACCAAAGTAGATAATATTGCTAAGTTTTTTGATGAAACCATTTCCCGTTTTGGTGGAGTGGATATTGCAATCAATACTGTAGGAATGGTACTGAAAAAGCCATTTTCAGAAACTACAGAAGAAGAATATGATACCATGTTCAATGTCAATTCAAAATCAGCCTACTTTTTTTTACAGGAAGCGGGTAAAAAAATAAATGATCATGGTAAGATCTGTACAATTGTTACTTCATTATTGGCTGCTTATACAGGATTATATTCTACTTATGCAGGGGCAAAGGCACCAGTAGAACATTTTACCAGAGCTGCATCTAAAGAATTTGGAGGCAGAGGTGTTTCTGTAACCGCTGTTGCACCTGGTCCTATGGATACTCCTTTCTTCTATGGTCAGGAAACGGATGATGCGGTAGCTTATCACAAATCAGCATCTGCATTGGGAGGACTTACCAATATTAAAGATATTGCTCCTTTAGTAGAGTTCCTTGTCACTGATGGCTGGTGGATCACAGGGCAGACGATTTTTGCCAATGGTGGTTATACGACAAGATAA